In Nicotiana tabacum cultivar K326 chromosome 11, ASM71507v2, whole genome shotgun sequence, a single window of DNA contains:
- the LOC107764678 gene encoding transcription repressor OFP13-like: MGKKMNLGSWQWPSCANSKTLSFRANDNNIFKTINSVFFDPSDHGVENIETPESWFTNSSESASFSTESDDLLGTGEPLEMIIKGVRSERLFFEPNCTSSILNEEKPSQNQEQALGKVEEEAKEEDEDLPFKESVALAMESEDPYLDFKKSMEEMVETHGIKDSWKSLQELLGWYLKMNGKVNHGFIVGAFVDLLVEFSIVPPTNCTSDSFTTYSSAASSFSSPRTSIGHKEIEDQEKRGSSSSLG, translated from the coding sequence ATGGGCAAGAAAATGAATCTTGGTTCATGGCAATGGCCATCTTGTGCAAATTCCAAGACTCTATCTTTTAGAGCAAATGACAACAACATTTTCAAGACTATAAATTCTGTCTTTTTTGACCCTTCTGATCATGGGGTTGAAAATATTGAAACACCAGAATCTTGGTTCACAAATTCCTCAGAATCAGCTAGTTTTTCAACAGAATCTGATGATTTATTAGGAACAGGTGAACCATTGGAAATGATCATAAAGGGGGTTCGTTCAGAAAGGCTTTTCTTTGAGCCAAATTGTACTAGCTCAATCTTGAATGAAGAAAAACCAAGTCAAAATCAAGAACAAGCACTAGGGAAAGTAGAGgaagaagcaaaagaagaagatgaagacttGCCATTTAAAGAAAGTGTAGCATTGGCTATGGAATCAGAGGATCCATATTTAGATTTCAAGAAATCAATGGAAGAAATGGTGGAAACACATGGGATTAAAGATTCTTGGAAATCATTACAAGAGTTATTAGGATGGTATTTAAAGATGAATGGGAAAGTAAATCATGGATTTATTGTAGGTGCTTTTGTTGATTTACTTGTTGAGTTTTCTATAGTTCCTCCTACTAATTGTACTTCTGATTCATTTACTACTTATTCTTCTGctgcttcttctttctcttctcctCGGACTTCAATAggacataaggagattgaggacCAAGAAAAGAGGGGGAGTAGTAGTTCCTTAGGATGA
- the LOC107764677 gene encoding eukaryotic peptide chain release factor subunit 1-3-like, which produces MADGQENDKNIEIWKMKKLIKAMESARGNGTSMISLIIPPGDQISRITRMLAEEYGTASNIKSRVNRQSVLGAITSAQQRLKLYNKVPPNGLVLYTGTIMTDDGKEKKVTFDLTPFKPINASLYLCDNKFHTEPLGELLESDEKFGFIVMDGNGTLFGTLSGNTREVLHKFTVDLPKKHGRGGQSALRFARLRMEKRHNYVRKTAELATQFFINPATSQPNVSGLILAGSADFKTELSQSDMFDQRLQTKILNVVDVSYGGENGFNQAIELSAEILANVKFIQEKRLIGKFFEEISQDTGKYVFGVDDTIKALEMGAVETLVVWENLDINRYALKNSVTNEIVIRHLNKDQEADHSNFKDPDTSAELEVQDKMPLLEWFANEYKNFGCSLEFVTNRSQEGSQFCRGFGGIGGILRYQLDMRSFDEPSDEGEYFEDSD; this is translated from the coding sequence ATGGCAGATGGCCAAGAAAATGACAAGAATATTGAGATATGGAAAATGAAAAAGTTAATCAAAGCCATGGAATCTGCAAGAGGAAACGGTACCAGTATGATCTCTCTTATTATACCTCCTGGTGATCAGATATCTCGGATAACAAGGATGTTGGCAGAAGAATATGGTACTGCATCCAATATTAAGAGCAGAGTAAATCGTCAGTCCGTCCTTGGTGCAATAACATCTGCCCAGCAGAGGCTTAAGCTGTATAATAAGGTACCTCCTAATGGGTTGGTCCTTTATACTGGAACTATAATGACTGACGATGGGAAGGAAAAGAAGGTCACCTTTGACCTTACACCTTTTAAGCCAATAAATGCGTCTCTGTACCTATGTGACAATAAGTTTCATACGGAACCTCTGGGCGAGCTCTTGGAATCAGATGAGAAGTTTGGTTTCATTGTCATGGACGGTAATGGCACTCTCTTTGGAACCTTAAGTGGCAACACTAGGGAAGTTCTCCATAAATTCACTGTTGACCTTCCCAAGAAGCACGGAAGAGGAGGTCAATCAGCTCTGCGATTTGCTCGTCTTCGAATGGAGAAAAGGCATAACTATGTGAGGAAGACAGCAGAGCTTGCTACTCAGTTCTTCATTAATCCAGCCACTAGCCAGCCAAATGTATCTGGACTAATACTTGCTGGGTCAGCTGATTTCAAGACAGAGCTGAGCCAGTCTGATATGTTTGATCAACGCCTACAAACAAAGATACTTAATGTGGTTGATGTGTCCTATGGTGGGGAAAATGGATTCAATCAGGCTATTGAGCTATCTGCTGAGATTCTTGCGAATGTGAAGTTTATACAAGAAAAGCGCTTGATAGGGAAATTTTTTGAGGAAATCAGTCAAGATACTGGAAAGTATGTATTTGGTGTGGATGACACAATAAAAGCTCTTGAGATGGGAGCTGTTGAAACTCTTGTTGTTTGGGAAAATCTTGATATAAACCGTTATGCGCTGAAAAATAGTGTTACTAACGAGATTGTCATTAGGCACCTAAACAAGGACCAAGAGGCTGATCACAGCAACTTCAAGGATCCTGACACCTCAGCTGAATTAGAGGTCCAGGACAAAATGCCGCTATTGGAGTGGTTTGCCAATGAGTACAAAAACTTCGGTTGTTCACTTGAGTTTGTCACTAACAGGTCTCAAGAGGGGTCACAGTTCTGTCGAGGATTTGGTGGCATTGGGGGGATCCTTCGCTACCAGCTTGACATGCGTTCGTTTGATGAGCCATCTGATGAAGGAGAATATTTTGAGGATTCTGATTAA